From a single Equus asinus isolate D_3611 breed Donkey chromosome 2, EquAss-T2T_v2, whole genome shotgun sequence genomic region:
- the LOC106833433 gene encoding olfactory receptor 4F3/4F16/4F29-like, whose product MDGANHSVVAEFVFLGLTNSWEIQLLLFVFSSTFYVASMMGNSLIMLTVISDSHLHSPMYFLLANLSFIDLAVSSVVSPKMIYDIFRKRKVISFGGCIAQIFFLHAIGGVEMVLLTAMAFDRYVAICKPLHYLTIMSRKMCILLLVAAWIIGLTHSVIQLFFVIKLPFCGPNVLDSFYCDFPRFIKLACTDTYRLEFMVTANSGFISLGSFFTLIVSYIFILISIRKLSSSASSKALSTLSTHVMVVILFFGPCIFVYIWPHPTSHLDKFFAVFDAIFTPFLNSVIYTFRNKEMKVAMRKICHQFIIFSRIS is encoded by the coding sequence ATGGACGGCGCAAATCACTCTGTGGTGGCAGAGTTTGTGTTCCTGGGACTCACCAATTCCTGGGAGATCCAACTTCTCCTCTTCGTGTTCTCCTCCACATTTTATGTGGCAAGCATGATGGGAAACTCCCTCATTATGCTCACTGTGATTTCTGACTCTCACTTACACTCCCCCATGTACTTTCTGTTGGCCAACCTCTCCTTCATTGACCTGGCTGTTTCTTCTGTCGTTTCTCCCAAGATGATTTATGACATTTTCAGGAAGCGTAAGGTCATCTCCTTTGGAGGTTGCATTGCTCAGATCTTCTTCCTCCATGCCATTGGTGGTGTGGAGATGGTGCTGCTCACAGCCATGGCCTTTGACAGATATGTTGCCATATGTAAACCCCTCCACTATTTGACTATTATGAGCCGAAAAATGTGCATTTTGCTTCTGGTTGCTGCATGGATAATTGGCTTGACCCACTCTGTGATTCAACtgttttttgttataaaattgcCATTTTGTGGCCCTAATGTGTTAGACAGCTTTTACTGTGACTTTCCTCGGTTCATAAAACTTGCCTGCACAGATACCTACAGGTTAGAGTTCATGGTCACAGCCAACAGTGGCTTTATATCTCTGGGATCATTCTTCACATTGATTGtctcctatatttttatcctgATCAGTATTCGAAAACTGTCTTCAAGTGCATCATCCAAGGCCCTCTCCACTTTGTCGACTCATGTCATGGTGGTGATTTTGTTCTTCGGTCCTTGCATCTTTGTTTATATCTGGCCTCACCCCACATCACATCTAGACAAATTCTTTGCTGTTTTTGATGCGATTTTCACTCCTTTTTTAAATTCAGTCATCTACACATTCaggaacaaagaaatgaaagtggcAATGAGGAAAATATGccatcaatttattatttttagcagGATTTCATAA